The proteins below are encoded in one region of Populus alba chromosome 2, ASM523922v2, whole genome shotgun sequence:
- the LOC118035772 gene encoding amino acid transporter AVT6A, with protein sequence MTVMSSNDIKYRRIPRISHLPQKHDDYEPLELGFNGASFSGAVFNLSTTIVGAGIMALPSTVKQLGLIPGIIMILMGAALTETSIDMILRFGRASKTATYSGVVADSFGGFWRTLLQICIVINNLGMLIVYMIIIGDVLSGTWSDGVRHSGVMEEWFDQHWWTTRCPLLLFTTVFVFAPLISFKHVDSLRYTSALAVGLAIVFVAITAGVAVVKLTEGTIGMPRLMPEVVDQTSFWKLFTTVPIIVTAYICHHNVHPIENELKDHTHMKSIVRTSLTLCSSVYIATSFFGVLLFGDTTLDDVLANFDGDLGVPYSSLLDDVVRVSYGVHLMLVFPIVFFSLRLNLDELLFPFATPIAYDNRRFFLMTSALMGFIFLGANFVPNIWDAFQFTGATAAIAVGFIFPAAIALRDMHGIATKNDRRASWVLILLAVSSSTAAICSDIYSIFTSDTGIKS encoded by the exons ATGACGGTTATGTCCTCAAACGACATAAAATACCGGAGGATTCCACGCATATCACACCTCCCACAAAAACACGACGATTACGAGCCTCTCGAGTTAGGCTTCAATGGAGCATCCTTCTCCGGCGCTGTTTTTAACCTCTCAACAACGATTGTCGGTGCCGGAATAATGGCTTTGCCGTCCACGGTCAAGCAATTGGGGCTAATTCCAGGTATTATTATGATTCTAATGGGAGCTGCGTTAACAGAAACTTCAATTGATATGATATTGAGATTCGGCCGAGCTTCTAAAACTGCCACGTACTCTGGCGTTGTTGCCGATTCGTTTGGTGGTTTTTGGCGGACTCTCCTTCAGATCTGCATCGTTATTAATAATCTGGGCATGCTTATTGTGTACATGATTATTATCG GAGATGTGCTATCCGGGACGTGGTCAGATGGAGTGCGGCATTCTGGTGTTATGGAAGAATGGTTTGATCAACATTGGTGGACTACACGTTGCCCCTTGTTGCTGTTCACCACGGTCTTTGTTTTTGCTCCTCTCATCTCATTCAAGCATGTTG ATTCATTAAGATACACATCAGCGTTGGCGGTGGGTTTGGCCATTGTATTTGTTGCCATCACTGCAGGAGTGGCAGTTGTTAAACTAACTGAAGGAACCATTGGAATGCCACGTTTGATGCCTGAAGTAGTTGATCAGACATCATTTTGGAAACTTTTCACCACGGTACCTATTATAGTCACAGCTTATATCTGCCACCACAATG TTCACCCCatagagaatgaactaaaagaCCACACCCACATGAAGTCAATAGTTCGGACATCCCTAACACTATGCTCGTCAGTCTATATTGCTACCAGTTTCTTTGGAGTTCTTCTTTTTGGTGATACAACACTGGATGATGTCCTTGCCAATTTTGATGGTGATCTTGGTGTTCCATATAGCTCACTGCTTGATGATGTGGTCAGGGTCAGCTATGGTGTCCACCTGATGCTTGTCTTCCCTATTGTGTTCTTCTCCCTTCGCCTCAACCTGGATGAGCTTCTGTTCCCGTTTGCCACCCCCATTGCATATGACAATCGGAGATTCTTCTTAATGACTTCAGCTCTCATGGGATTTATCTTTCTGGGAGCCAATTTTGTGCCTAACATCTGGGATGCCTTCCAGTTCACTGGTGCGACAGCTGCCATCGCTGTTGGTTTTATTTTCCCAGCTGCCATTGCTCTCAG GGACATGCATGGAATTGCCACAAAGAATGACAGACGAGCATCGTGGGTGCTGATATTATTGGCTGTCTCATCAAGTACAGCAGCCATCTGTAGTGATATTTACAGCATTTTCACAAGTGACACTGGAATTAAAAGCTGA
- the LOC118035816 gene encoding uncharacterized protein: MDFGSSDVSLWKNSLSAYPTRIQSLNKPNLVSLDDFYRIELPSLINQRNPDPHITTPELSKLMQWKLSRGKWRPRLLDFVSSLDESLVKSASQKAFESLPDVSKAVSALTVLKGVGPATASAVLAAYAPGVAPFMSDEAMEAVLGNSKDYTLKQYLLFVDKLQTKSKELSSVEDIFTPSDIERALWSSAVGAKLLALQSDPDSKKANTARDIKRKRKR; the protein is encoded by the exons ATGGATTTTGGGAGCTCCGACGTTAGCTTATGGAAAAACTCCCTCTCTGCATACCCAACCCGAATTCAATCTCTCAACAAACCAAACCTCGTTTCTCTTGACGATTTTTACAGAATCGAACTCCCTTCTCTCATTAACCAACGAAACCCTGACCCCCACATCACCACTCCCGAGCTCTCCAAGCTCATGCAATGGAAACTCTCCCGTGGAAAATGGAG ACCGCGTTTGCTGGATTTTGTGTCGTCCTTGGACGAATCGCTCGTGAAATCGGCTTCTCAAAAGGCATTTGAATCGCTTCCTGATGTATCCAAAGCTGTGTCTGCGCTTACGGTTTTAAAAGGTGTTGGTCCGGCAACCGCCTCTGCCGTTTTGGCTGCTTATGCGCCTGGTGTAGCACCTTTCATGTCTGATGAG GCCATGGAGGCTGTTCTGGGTAACTCTAAAGATTACACACTGAAGCAGTATCTATTGTTTGTTGATAAATTGCAGACAAAATCCAAG gAATTAAGTTCAGTGGAGGACATTTTTACACCATCAGACATAGAAAGGGCCCTGTGGAGTTCTGCTGTAGGGGCCAAGTTGCTAGCTTTGCAATCAGATCCAGACTCCAAGAAGGCTAACACGGCCAGAGACatcaagagaaagagaaaacgTTGA